GCCCCGGCACGTCGACGAGCGGCCCCCACGGCGCCCCGGCGGACGACGGCGCGACGATCGGCGCCCGGCCGAAGCGGGTCATGCTGTTGTGCCACATGGACGAGATCGGCTTCCTCGTGACGGCCGTCGACGACGACGGCTTCGTGTGGCTCGATCCCGTCGGCGGATTCGACCCGCGCAACCTGTTCAGCCGCCGCGTGCGCCTATGCACGGACGACGGCGACCTGCCGGGCGTCATGAACCCGGGCGGCAAGCCCGTCCACATCAGCACGCCCGAAGAGCGCAAGCGCATCCCGGAGGTCCCGGAGTTCTACGTCGACCTCGGGATCCCGGCGGACTCCGTCCGGGCCCGCGTGCATGTCGGCGACTACGTCGTGATGGACGAGCCCTGCCTGCAGATCGGCGAGAAGGTCGTGTCGAAGGCCCTCGACAACCGGGTCGCGTGCTGGCTTGGCATCGAAGCCGTGCGTGCGCTCGACGCGTCAGGGACGGGCCACGCGTGCGAGATCGTCGTGGCGTTCACGACGCAGGAGGAGGTCGGGTTGCGCGGTGCGCGGACCGCGGCCTTCGCCGTGCAGCCCGACATCGGCCTCGGGCTGGACGTCACGCTGTCCTGCGACACGCCGGGCGTCCCGGAGCGCGAGCGCGTGACGCAGCACGGCAAGGGCTTTGGACTACACGTGAAGGACAGCTCGTTCATCGCCGACTGGGACCTCGTCAAGGAGATCGAGGCGCTCGCCATCGACCGCGGCATCCCGTTCCAGCGGACGATCCTGCGGGCCGGCGGCCAAGACGGCGCCGCGGCGCAGCAGGCCGCGGCTGGGGCGCGGGCGGTCGGGATCGTCGTCGGGACGCGCTACATCCACACCGTGACGGAGATGATCCACACCGGGGACTTGGAGGCGGCGCGGGACATCGTGGCGGCGTACCTCGGGACGGTGGGGTAGTCGGCGGCCCTATCGGCGCGGACCCCGCTCGGCGAACGGCAGCCAGAGTGTGAGCTTCATGGCCGGCGAAACGGCGGGCGGCGGCGTCGGCGGTGACAGCGTCGGCGGCAACGACGACGGGACCGCAGTCGGCATGCAGATCGGTGGGCCCGGGAGCGGCGGTCCGTCGCAGAACGTCAGGGCCTTCGTGAAGGCGCTCGTGTCGGGCGCGGGTTGCGCGCGCGGCGCGAAGACGAACGCCTGGGCAATTCCGGCACCGACCGGCGCAGCGGCTTCGACCACGGCCTGGAATCGGCCGCTGGCGCGATAACCCCCGGCCGGCAGCACCCAGTTCACCAGCGTCGGCGTGGAAACCTCCGCCGGCGGCTGGGTCTCGGGGACCCCGTCGGACCAACGCGGCCGGAGCCGCAGCTGGACCTCGACCGAGTCCAGCGGCGCGCCGAAGGCGCCGAGCGTCTGGTGAACGAGCGACGCAAGCGTCGCACGGTCCGACCCCATGGGCATCAGGGTTACGAGCATCGCCGAAAACTCGGACCGCAACGCCAACCGCTTGGCCAGCCAGCCGATTTCCGACGCATCGAACAGCCAGGCCTGACCGACGATGTCGCGGATCGTCACCAAGCTCGCTGCGATGCGGTCAACGGTTTCCGCCTCCGCCTTCGCCGGTCCCGTCGCGTCGAGCACGATCAGCAGCGGTCGGTGGGTCGGCCGCACCGTGCGCAGCGACCGGTCGGCGGTGTCAAGGCCGGTGAGCCACGACATCGGTCCGAAGGCCGGGCGGATGGGAATCCGCTGGAGGCTTCCGAGCGCAGCGGTGAACTCGTCCGCGGTCGTGGCCCAGCCCGAAGCCACACCCGGACGGTCGAGGTCGATCGTCAGCAGCGATGTGCCGTCCGCAGCCTCGAGCACCTCGACCAGCAGCGCGAAACTCTGAGCGATGTCGGCGGCGCGGGCCGGGCTCACGCCGCCGACGACCAGGACCACCGACCGGCGGTCCAGCAGCCGCGGGCATTCGACTTGGACGTCCATCGTCAACGTCACCGGAACACCCGCTTGCAGCACGGTCGTCGAGGCGGCGAAGCCGGTCCGGATGGTGCAGCTCGGCAGCGTGCCCAGGATCGTCTGGGTATCGGGCAGGCCGCCCGGAAACGTCGCCGTCGGCGACGGTGGCGGGGAGGGCGCGGGCGGGCGGGTCGGGACGGCGGGTTGGGCGCCGGCGGGCCGCACGCCGAGCGACAAGGCGAGCAGCACAGCAAACATCGACGCCGCGCCGCGGATCGGACCTCGTCGCATGGCCTTGGCGGCGGGGACAAGGGTGGGGCTGGTGGCGCCGCTTGCCGCCGGCGTGGGTTGCTCAGGCATCGAACCCTCCATTCCATGTGCGCCGGCAGGCCGGCCACCTCGGCACGACGTCATCGATCCCGGATCCCGATCGGCAGCCACAATGTCCGCGCGGGCGCATCGGGCGACGTGGCCGATGGGGCGGTCGGGTCCGGCGGATCCGGCGACGGCGGTAGCGTCGGCGGGAGCGTGCGCGTCGCGATGGCGGTGGCGGTGGCGGTGGCCATCGCCGTCCCTGTAGCGTGAACGGCGGGGCTTGGGGTGGGGGTCGGCGTTTCGGTGAGCGGATCGCTCGTCGAAATCGCACGCGGGGTCGCTGTCGGCGGCACCGCCGCGCGCCGGCAGATGGCGGGGGACGGCGGCGGAGGATCGACACAGACGAACACCCCGGCGCGGCGCGACGAACGAAGCGCCGGCAGCGTGCGCTCGATGGCGACCGTGGAATTGGTGGTGCCGATGGAGTGTATGCCGGTCGTCCGGAAAGACGCCGTGTGGCGCAGCGTCATCCGGTGGCCGGTGCCGGGCGTCTTCCACCGGGCCGTCCTGTTCGTCGCGTCGTCCGCCGTCGGTGCCGTCACCGGGATTTCCTCACCCACCTGCATGTGCGTTTCCAGCAAGACGTCCACGAACGTGATCGGCGCCGCGGCCGATGCGAGCAGCTGGTGCAGCAGGTGCTCGAGCGTTTCGTTCAATTCGGCCGCCGGGAAGAGGGCGACGACGGTGCCGTCAACCGGAACGGGGCGGAAGATTCGGGCAGCCAGCCACCCGGTGGTCGAGACGTCGAGCAGCCAGACCTGGCCGGCCCTGTCGCGTGTCGCGCCGGCCAATTCCTGCATTCGTTCGACGACGTGCGCCTGACCGGAGACCGGCCCCCAGCTGTCGAGGACGATCAGAAGCGGCTGCTCCGACGGCCGCGTCGCACCAAGCAGCCTCTCGGCGGCGCCGATCGCGTCCACCCACGCGGTCTCGTCCAGCGCGGTCTGCACCTCGAGCTGGCGCACGCGCCCGTCAAGCGCCGCGATCTCGGCCGGCGTCGACGCCCACGGCGCCGGTCCGGTCGCCGCGCCGACCTCGACGATCGCGAGGCGCGTTCCGCGGCCGGTGGCCATGTGCTCGACGAGCAGCGTAAGGCTGGCACGTGCATCGCGGATCGAGGCGTGCGTCCGGCTGCCGATGATGACCACGGCCGCACGCCGGTCGAGCTGCTGCGGGCAATCGATGGCGGTGCTGACCGTCAGCGTCACCGGCTCGCCCGCGATGACCGCATCCTGCGAAGCCGACAGCGATGCGTGGAAGTTGCACTCGGGCAGGGCGCCGAGAAGGGCGAAGCCGGGCGGCCGAGCGGTCCGACCGGGTCCCGGGACCGGGGTCGGGACGGGGGTCGGAGGGGAAGTGGTCTGCGGCTGGGGAGTCGGCGCCTGGCCCAGCACGGATCGCGCCGCGGGTGCGGTCAGCGCGAAAGCCACGGCCAGCGGAACCGCCGCGGCCAGCGCCGCGACCGTTGCCCGCGCGGATCGGACAGCTGGGCGATCGCTGTCGAAGTAGATCCAGGTTGGCGTTCCCGTTCACGTTCATCCAGCGCACTCATTGCGTTCAGCGGCCGGCGCATGCGCCTGTCGACTGGTTCGACACGCGGCGACGGGAAACGGTGCCCTGGATTTGCGCCGCGTTGTCTACAACACGCGGCCGGCTACTCGATGACCACCCCCTCGACCCCGTCCTCGGCCGGCGGGAACCGCATGTCCAACCGCTCCAACGCCTCGACGATCGTCGCGACGCACACGAGGTCGCGGTACCACTTGCGGTTGGCCGGGATGACGTACCACGGTGCGTCCGGCGTCGTCGTGTGCTCGATCGCGTCCTCGAAGGCCCGCATGTAGGCATCCCAGGCTCGGCGGGCATCGAGGTCGCCCAGACGGAACTTCCAGCGCTTCTCGGGGTCGGCCAAACGCTCGCGCAGCCGCTCGGCCTGCTCGTCCCGGTCGATGTGCAGGAAGAACTTGAGGATCGTCGTCCCCTCGTCGACGAGCAGTTGCTCGAAGGATCGAATGTGGTCGTAGCGCTTGCGCCAGCGCGCCTCGGGCACCAGGTCGAGGACGCGCACGACAAGGACATCCTCGTAGTGGCTGCGGTTGAAGAGGACCATCTCACCGCTGCCCGGCACGTGCGGATGGACGCGCCAGAGGTAGTCGTGCGCCAGCTCGACGGACGTCGGGACCTTGAAGGACGCGACGTTCACGCCTGCCGGGTTCACGCCGTCGAACACCCGCCGGATCACGCCGTCCTTGCCGCCGCAGTCCATCGCCTGGAGCACGATCAGCACGCGGTGCTTGCCCTCGGCGAAGAGCAGCTCCTGGAGAACCTCGAGCCGGTCGTTCAGTGTCTCGAACATGGCCTCGGCGTCCGCGCGGTCGCCGTCGAAGGCACCGTCGCCCTCGGGGTCGATCTTGTCGAGGTCGATGCGTTCGCCGGGCTTGACGCGGTGGCGATCGAAGTCGATGCGCTTGAGGATCGAGCGGATGTCGGGGGCGTCGGCGGGCATCGTGACCACTCCTTGGCGGTTGGTCCATGGGGATCGGATCGGGATCCGCCGATATAATCGGTCCGGACCGCGCCGCGCGCCAGCCGCCGAGCGAGCCGTGCGGCGCGGACGCGGGCGACAACGATTGAGGTGCGTTGTGGACTCTGTGACGAACACGGCCGAGACGGCCACGGCCGGGATGATCGAATTCCGCCACGTGGCGGGCACGACCCGCGGGGCGTACAACGACATCTACGCCGGCGTCGGGATCCGGCATCCGGAGCGGATGTGGGAGTGGGTGCTGGACACGCTGGGCGCGCACGCCGGGCAGGATCTGCTCGATGTGGCCTGCGGCGAGGCGCAGATGGTCGCCCACGCGGCCGCCCGCGGCCTCGAGGCCCACGGCGTCGACCTGTCCGACATCGCCCTGAAGGTCGGGCGCCATCGGGCCGGCGCGCCGGCGATAGGACTGGCCGCGGCCAACGGCGAGGCGCTGCCGTACCCGGACGACGCGTTCGACCTCGTGACGAACCTCGGCAGCCTCGAGCACTACGAGGATCCGGTGAAGGGGGCGGCCGAGATGGCCCGCGTCGTCGCCTCCGACGGCCTGGTGCTGCTGCACGTCCCGAACGCCTTCGGCCTGCGCTGGAACGTCGCCCACGCCTGGCGCCACGGCGACGTCCACGATGACGGGCAGCCGATCCAGCGCTACGCGACGCGGGCGCAGTGGACGCGGGTGCTGGAGGCGGGCGGGCTGGAGGTCGTGAGGGTGCTGGGCTACGAGGAGATGGCGCACCAGCCGACGGGCCTTGCGGGGTGGCTGGGGGCGCTGCGGCACCCGAGCCGGTTGCTCGTCCCGTTCGCACGGTTCCTGCCGGTGGACATGGCGAGCATCTTCGTGTTCATCTGTCGGAAGGCGCCGCGGTGGTTCGACGACGCCGTCGTCGCCGATGCGGTCATCACGGATGCGGTCGACTCCAAGGCCGACGTGGTCGACGCATCGACCGACGTTGTTCCAGCGAACGTAGCCGGCCCTGTCCCGAGCCCCTGGCCCAGCGTAGAACCCGTCGTCTTCCCGACACCGCGCCGCAAACGTGCGGCATCCAAGTCCGCCCGCCCGCCCGTCGACCCGATCGAGGTCGCCGGGATCGAGCTGCAGTACGGTCATGGGCGCCGCGAGGCCGTCACGATCGACATCGCCGGCGACGCGTTCGACGACTGGTGGCGGACGATCACGGATGCGAGCGACCGGCGCGGCGAGGTCGTCCTCGTCGTGCGGCGGCCGGCGGACGGGCACGTGCTCGTCCACACGAAGCGCCACTATCCGCTGGGTGCGTGGCGGCTGCCGACGGGTGGGATCAAGCCGCACGAGGCCGTGCTGGACGGGCTGGCGCGCGAGTCCGTCGAGGAGACCGGGCACAAGCTCGGCGTCGAGCGCTTCATGGCGCTCGTCGAGCACCGGCTCGTCGGCGGTCCGGACGGCCGGGAGGCGACGGCATTCCCATCGTACGTCTTCCAGCTGCGCGCGCCGGTGGGCGAGATCGACGTGCAGGACAGCTCGGAGGGCATCGACGGCTTTCGCTGGGTGTCGCTGGACGAGCTGGCGATGCTGACGGCGAACTTGCGGCGGCTGGGGGGGCGGTATGCGGCGTGGGGGCGGTTTCGGGCGGTCGTGCAGGACGTGGTGCTGGATGGGCTGTCGAGCGACGTTGGCCGGACGTGATCCTCAGGCCGGCGGGGCCACAAACCGCTCGAACACCTGATTTCCCACCATCAACCCGCGCCCTGTAACCCGCGTCCGCTCGTCGTCGACGGTGATCATCCCCCAACCCACCAGCTCGGCGAGCACGTCGGCATACACGACCCGCGGATCCACCCCGTGCAGCGCCGCGAACCGCGCATGTCCCACGCCCTCGTCGATCAGCCGCAGGCCCACCATCATCGTTTCACCCATCGCCGTCGGGCTGTCGAGGTGCTCCTCGAAGTCCGTCGGTAGCTCGCCCTCGCTCACGCGCCGGATGTAGCCGTCCACGGCGCGATGGTTGCCCCAGCGAACGTCGGTCGCGGTGCCGGTGCCGGTGCCGACGCCGGCGCCGATGCCGGTCGTCCCGCGCGTGCGCAGATGCCCGTGGGCACCAGCGCCGCACGCCAGGTAGTCGTCGTTGCGCCAGTAACAAAGGTTGTGGCGGCTCTGGTGGGCGCTCGTGCGGGCCCAGTTCGAGACCTCGTAGTGCTGGAAGCCCGCCCCGCCGAGAAGCGCCATCGCCGCCTCGTACTGTTCGGCCGCCGCGTCGTCGTCGGGCGCGGCGACGGTGCCGGTGGCGACCCAGTGGTGGAGCGGGGTGTCGGGCTCGACGATCAGGCTGTACAGGCTGAGGTGGTCCGTGCCGAGGTCGAGGGCGCCACTCAGCGTGTCCCGCCAGCGGGCCACCGGCTGGCCGGGCAGGCCGAACATGAAGTCGACGTTGATGTTGTCGAACCCGGCCGCGCGGGCGGCGGCGACGGCCGCGGCGATGTCGGCGACGCCGTGGATCCGGCCCAGGAACGCCAGCTCGTCGGGCTGGAGGCTCTGCGCTCCCATGCTCAGGCGGTTCACGCCGATCGCCCTGAGCCCCTCGAACCGCGCGGCGTCGACGGTGCCCGGGTTCGCCTCGGACGTGATCTCGGCGTCGGGGGCGATCGAGAGGTGGTCGCGCGCGGCGTCGAGGACGCGGCCGAGCT
Above is a window of Candidatus Avedoeria danica DNA encoding:
- a CDS encoding M20/M25/M40 family metallo-hydrolase — encoded protein: MNFDLLKRLCETPGVPGREDRVRALIADEIHGLFDAVEVDAMGSLICRRGPRPGTSTSGPHGAPADDGATIGARPKRVMLLCHMDEIGFLVTAVDDDGFVWLDPVGGFDPRNLFSRRVRLCTDDGDLPGVMNPGGKPVHISTPEERKRIPEVPEFYVDLGIPADSVRARVHVGDYVVMDEPCLQIGEKVVSKALDNRVACWLGIEAVRALDASGTGHACEIVVAFTTQEEVGLRGARTAAFAVQPDIGLGLDVTLSCDTPGVPERERVTQHGKGFGLHVKDSSFIADWDLVKEIEALAIDRGIPFQRTILRAGGQDGAAAQQAAAGARAVGIVVGTRYIHTVTEMIHTGDLEAARDIVAAYLGTVG
- a CDS encoding polyphosphate kinase 2 family protein; this encodes MPADAPDIRSILKRIDFDRHRVKPGERIDLDKIDPEGDGAFDGDRADAEAMFETLNDRLEVLQELLFAEGKHRVLIVLQAMDCGGKDGVIRRVFDGVNPAGVNVASFKVPTSVELAHDYLWRVHPHVPGSGEMVLFNRSHYEDVLVVRVLDLVPEARWRKRYDHIRSFEQLLVDEGTTILKFFLHIDRDEQAERLRERLADPEKRWKFRLGDLDARRAWDAYMRAFEDAIEHTTTPDAPWYVIPANRKWYRDLVCVATIVEALERLDMRFPPAEDGVEGVVIE
- a CDS encoding methyltransferase domain-containing protein is translated as MDSVTNTAETATAGMIEFRHVAGTTRGAYNDIYAGVGIRHPERMWEWVLDTLGAHAGQDLLDVACGEAQMVAHAAARGLEAHGVDLSDIALKVGRHRAGAPAIGLAAANGEALPYPDDAFDLVTNLGSLEHYEDPVKGAAEMARVVASDGLVLLHVPNAFGLRWNVAHAWRHGDVHDDGQPIQRYATRAQWTRVLEAGGLEVVRVLGYEEMAHQPTGLAGWLGALRHPSRLLVPFARFLPVDMASIFVFICRKAPRWFDDAVVADAVITDAVDSKADVVDASTDVVPANVAGPVPSPWPSVEPVVFPTPRRKRAASKSARPPVDPIEVAGIELQYGHGRREAVTIDIAGDAFDDWWRTITDASDRRGEVVLVVRRPADGHVLVHTKRHYPLGAWRLPTGGIKPHEAVLDGLARESVEETGHKLGVERFMALVEHRLVGGPDGREATAFPSYVFQLRAPVGEIDVQDSSEGIDGFRWVSLDELAMLTANLRRLGGRYAAWGRFRAVVQDVVLDGLSSDVGRT
- the hemW gene encoding radical SAM family heme chaperone HemW is translated as MTLHQPPGTTPHGIGLYLHIPFCAQKCPYCDFNTYAGLEDRYERYVVALCREIALRAPAVAGRTVTTVFIGGGTPTVLEPAQLGRVLDAARDHLSIAPDAEITSEANPGTVDAARFEGLRAIGVNRLSMGAQSLQPDELAFLGRIHGVADIAAAVAAARAAGFDNINVDFMFGLPGQPVARWRDTLSGALDLGTDHLSLYSLIVEPDTPLHHWVATGTVAAPDDDAAAEQYEAAMALLGGAGFQHYEVSNWARTSAHQSRHNLCYWRNDDYLACGAGAHGHLRTRGTTGIGAGVGTGTGTATDVRWGNHRAVDGYIRRVSEGELPTDFEEHLDSPTAMGETMMVGLRLIDEGVGHARFAALHGVDPRVVYADVLAELVGWGMITVDDERTRVTGRGLMVGNQVFERFVAPPA